aGCAGTTAAATTGGAATCATATCTGTTAACCACATCTTCATAGAATGCTTGAATATACTGccttgaaaatttcaaaccaCCGATAGGGTATGCGTCTGGAGCATAAGGTTTGGATATGATTTTTGTAGTATTGCATCCAGTCATCAAGAGGGAATAGGTGTTTCTGATCCAGTTCCATACATTGCTACTCTCTGTGATGAAGTATCTGTCAGTGCCAGAGTATTGTTCAGTAGGGTAAACGTGCCTATGAAGACAAAtataaatggaaaatgCCTTAAAGTGATCCATTGTAGTTCTGAAATTTGTCAGCGATCTTACTTCAAACTTCGTTTCTGTGGAATATCTCCAGTTGAAAGCCGATACTCGAAATAAGATGTTAAGGAATGCTAACGTTTTATCGCCTGAATCGtataaacaacaaatgaAATCACTGTATTTTTCGATTCTTTCATCTGTTATGGATTCTTCGTTGAATAAAGGTATTGGAAGTTTTTCCCAGACTTTTGGTGTTCCAAAACTAAACCTCttaaaattatcaataagATACAAATTAAATGCACCATTTTGGGCATAACTGGTAATTGTGGAAGATCTATATTCTTTGGGGAAAGCTTCTTTTATCTTTGATGAGATGGAAGAAGCCACAAGTGGTCTTTCCTTATAGTTTTCCCTTACATCATTCTAAACATTGctgaaaatatcaatagATAATTTGGTATATTGGTTTAACGAATTCATATTCCAAAAGTATTTTTATATCAGATGCTTTCAATTTTAGTGCATTCAAACAAAGAGTTTTAACGAAAAATGAACTATTATGTGAATTAACTATTCTGTTGAAAGTTCGAGCAGCAAAATGTTCATATAGAGAATTCTTTTGgatatataaatattttgtaggGCCCCTATTCAAATATAAACGAATGACTGTGAATGGTACGGCATTATTCCTGTTCCATTTTCTTGTCAAGCTAttaactttgaaatatCCTTTATTTTCACTATAGAACTCGTAGGTGAATGTTTGAACATGCTTAAAAAGTAATTCTGACCGACATAGGATAAGGTTTGTGTGTGGATATTTATCTCTAAGATCTCTGGTATTGATTACATTTAGTAAAGAAACCTTATGTCTAGTGTATTGGTCCATAACATTACCTGAAATGCAGAAGTTTTTAACATGCTTGATTCCATTGACTTCTCGAGCAAGAAAATTATCGATAACCCAATGTTGAGGGTTCCACCTTAATGCAGCTCataatgatatttcttttctttttgccTTTGTTTGTTCCACTCAGTAAAATCTATGGTTGCTAAACAAATAGCAGTTCTTCTTTTAAATTCAGTgttgttttcttcaaaatcattttgCATTTGGTTgttttcttggaaatcaTTGTGCATTCCGATTACGGTGTTCTTTTTAGAAGTATACTCCCTAAAATATTCGTTAATATTCACTGGATATCAGACATTTTAGTTAAGTGTAATTAAAATAAGCGGATTTATCATTGTCCAGCTTGAAACTCCTGACTTTGACTATAATATTATCTGAGTTCACTCGAGGATTAACCTAAGGCTCTCAAGATCAAACCGAACTTAATTTTGTACTGCCAGCTACATTTTTGACAACATTGTTCAACTGCAATAGCTTCAATAATTTGCACAAGAATCATACTTGCAAAATTATAGGAACCGTATTATGGATATCTGATGAAGCTACCTTGGATCTTgacatcttcaataatcttttgaTCTTgtatttaaagattttgtGATTTTTTTATGCTAAGAGTGTACATAAGAcattaaaataatattagaCAATATGATTGCATAAACTTTAAGACACCGAActttatattttccaatcCTAAATACTTTAGCACATACTATTATAGCTCCCTAGACATGTCTAATAAAGTGAGTTTTACTTTTAGAAATTCACAAGCTACAATGCAAAGAGGATTGCATTTATTAAGCAAAGGCATCAGTACAAATCCGAGCACATTACTTGCCTGTATTTAATGATATCGTATTAGTGTCATTTTAGGCTGACCTCATAGTTGAGATAAAGACCATAATTGGATGGTTTTGGCATTCCCAAAAAATATGTAAACTAAACTTGGGCCGTGACATTTTGTCCCAATAGTTGGGGGTTAGAATACTTCATGTGTGTTATACTATTACTCGATTTGACAACTTAAAGTgttattgattttaaattttattctCTTATCAATCTTTGGTAAAAAACAATTGATAATGCTCAAACAAAAACCTTGATTCATATTATATGTTTTTATCATTGTCAACAGTTCATGGCTCCCCAAAATCTTTCGATATCCTTACCGCAGGTCCTATGTCAACTTTCtccatttgaatatataaaaaaatagtATATCAAGTCCGCAGCTAGCATAAAAGCATACAAAAATGTTATGAACAAAAGGTCTTTCATATTCTTTCCAAAGAGTGAAGGCACTAGCAAGCCCCAGCATCAACTGTATAAGTGCACAAATATTCGTCATGTAGAAGTCGAAAGAACTCATACCATGTAAGCggaaaaatatttgtagAACGACGAGCGTCTTCACAATGAGAATGGTGGTTAAACAGAACATATCTACCCATCTCTTTTGAGCCCAAATATCTTCTTTGCTGTCATTCACATTAGTTAGTTCACTACTAGTTTGTTCAAAATCAGTAAAAGTTCGGTCTGCTGGTGGCATGATAACACTACCATCTTTGGCTACTTTTTTGGTCTTTGACAATGGATTATCAAGAATCCCACgttgttcttcctcttcattcTGCTGCTGTTCGTCCACCTGTTggtatttttcttgaaattgaaaagggtCCATTAGATTATTACTTCTCTTAGATTTTAGTAGTCTTGCCATTTTTGTAGTTGATGGTGAAGGAACATTAGTTGATCATCTGTATTTTGAACAAGATTGTCGGCGCATCTAACATTAAAGGGAAGAAAAAGGCGTTTTGTACTgctaatttcttttttaagCTCATCGAATTTTCAGATCAGAAACATTAGTATATCAGAATATAATCTGTTCCATCATTCCTCTGTCTAGTCtataatattgttgtttgaaTGTTTCTATCTTCAGATGGCTCCTCAAAAGCTACTCCCAAGTTGAGGTCTCAACTCAAAATTTAATGTGAAAAGATATGCATCAAAACAGtgtgaaaaaaattgtatATGTTCAGAGAATAACCAAGCTCATAAATGTGCTCTATGAGATTGTTCCAACAAACGtggaaatttgaagattacTATGATGTCATTATAGTTAAACACCCAATATTACGTGCATTTCATGAGAAGTTGGAAAGATATCCTCTTTTGACCAgaacttttgaagaaattttggaaatgaATATCCTAAACAGTTGAATTTTAAAGTGAAAGAGATAATACTTATACGCGGTCCTTATTCGTGTGACGCACCCATTTTATCTTTGATCACATCTCTAGAACATAATGATTTGTTATTAGTGCTGAATAAGTTTGGAGGTCTACCTAGAATCAAATCGCTAATAGCAATGGACATCAACGAAAGTTCATACCAGGCAACAAGACCAATATTGGAATACCATGATACGCGTGCGTGCTTTCTAAAGTGTGAAAGTTTGGAATGGATCCCGCCACCAACTCTTTTTACTGGATGTGCCTTCGATAGAGTCTCAGATATTAAAACTTATTTACCATCAGTATATCTTCAGCTACACTTATAGACGTCAGTAGTTGATTGCAGAACTTGGCAGTATGCGTTGATGATTACTTATCTCGAAGCTGGAAGTTGTTTAGAAATACAACATTATATCACCTCAgccaagaagaatttataTCAAGTGACTTTAGATGCCACTATCCAAAAGTTATAAAAGAAGCAATGTATTCAAGTTTATTGAACGTGCTCAATTATGATGTTCTTTCATTAGTGTGGAACtcaaatattcttccttGTGGAGAAGCATGTTGTGTGACTGACCATGCCTTATATTAAAACCTCAAGAAGAGTTTAATTATTCACAAATCAGTGAGGTTATTCCATTTGAAGTATTGATAGTATTCCAACTGTTTCTAAATAGTTCTCTGAAAAAGCTGGACGTCACGCTAATGTTGGAAAAAGCAAAGGTTACGATGATATTGGGAAACAAAATGTAATGCATGGTAAATTATACTTTACCACTTTCGGTGACATTGATGGATATTGTAATGACAATAAAGATGACGCTCAGTGTCCTAAAGGTGTCTGTGATGTTTAATCTTAAAGCATTGATCCTAGGTCAACATGTTGCAcatcatttttaatatattgCCTAAAATGCTTCATGTTTACATGGGtgaaaattaaagaagggGGAGGGAAAAAAGCGAACTTAACGTTGTACCTCAGCAAGCAATCGAaaagatttggaattaaagACAAACTTTACACTCGTACATGATTTAGCTGGATTGTCTCAGAAACCCTTAGTAAGAAAAACAACTGTTTGTAACCTTAAAAAGTTTTGTCCACGGTAGTTAAATCTTCTTCCCAAATGAGGGGATATCTATTCACGATACCATTTGTTACTTAGTGTTTTTTctaaataattaataaaaaaatctATTCCTTTATAAATTTGCTCGATCTACTGAACATGGTAGTATATTCATGACTTGATCGTTTTGATTATTCGAGCCGGCACACCTGCAACTACAGCATTTGCGGGAACATCTTTGGTTACAACTGCACCAGCACCAACCACAGCATTTTCCCCAATTGTGACGCCTGGGAGTACAGTCACATTTGCACCAATCCAGACATTTGTTTTAATGATTATTGGTGCAGGCAATAACGTATTTCGATTAGTCCCCGAAAAGTCATGGTTCAGAGTGGCCAAAACTAAGTTGTGTCCAATTAGGGCATTATCTCCAATAAAGACACCCCCTTGGTCTTGGAAACGACACCCGGAGTTGATAAAGACATTCTTCCCAATGGTAATGTTCTTCCCACAATCTGTATAAAATGGTGGGAAAAGACAGAaagattcatcaattttctttcccGTCAATTTTGCAAAATATTCTCGTACTTCTGCCGGTTCATGGTATGCGTTATTCAATTCCACGGTGATCTTCATTGCCTCTTGGCTAAGTTCATTCATATATTCCAGATATTCGGAATTTCCCTCGACGGGTTTGCCACTGTTCAGGTAATCTAAAAACTCTTCCAGTTCCATATTTGTGGCTTGGTTAAAGTTGAATGTTGAATTCCTATGAGTGGCAAGGATAACTTATTCATATACAGTTTCATCCTGTTTAAATCGTTATACTCCCTGTGGTGTATTATTGCCAGCTCGGCCGAAGAAGGTATAAGATCGGCCgaaattataaaaataagCGTCCAACAAGGTTCGAACGGGATGACAATAAAAAGTGTGTTCATTTCTTTTCCGGTAACGCTGTTTCTTGTTGTCGTTTTCGTCATTTAACGTGGCATGGCGTGGGATGGATTTTCCTTCAAAGAATTTCCAGTGGACAATATTCcaccatcaccatcatcaccaATGGCAAAAGCATGACTAGATAGGCATGGCTTGTTTATCAAACGCCAAATCAGAGTCTTTTTAGAAGTCAGAACATTAACGTGCCTTTCTTATTATATAAACTGTGAAACAACTATCTAATATTTTTGCAAGACCATACTGGAGCTCATCAAACAACACATATATACACACACATCTGGAAGAAATGACTAAAGTTCTACCAACAGCTCAACTAACTGCCGAAGCCTACCCAAAGGTTAAGAGAAATCCCGACTTTAAGATCTTGGATGCAGATGATTTGAAGTTCTTCCAAACTTTCCTGGACAACGATGAATTAATTCACTCGAGTATCGCAGAAGAAACTGCATCTTTCAACCAGGAttggatgaagaaataCAGAGGTCAatcaaatttaattctCTTACCTAAATCCACTGAAAAGGTT
The sequence above is a segment of the Naumovozyma castellii chromosome 8, complete genome genome. Coding sequences within it:
- the NCAS0H00140 gene encoding uncharacterized protein, yielding MARLLKSKRSNNLMDPFQFQEKYQQVDEQQQNEEEEQRGILDNPLSKTKKVAKDGSVIMPPADRTFTDFEQTSSELTNVNDSKEDIWAQKRWVDMFCLTTILIVKTLVVLQIFFRLHGMSSFDFYMTNICALIQLMLGLASAFTLWKEYERPFVHNIFVCFYASCGLDILFFYIFKWRKLT
- the NCAS0H00150 gene encoding acetyltransferase, which produces MELEEFLDYLNSGKPVEGNSEYLEYMNELSQEAMKITVELNNAYHEPAEVREYFAKLTGKKIDESFCLFPPFYTDCGKNITIGKNVFINSGCRFQDQGGVFIGDNALIGHNLVLATLNHDFSGTNRNTLLPAPIIIKTNVWIGANVTVLPGVTIGENAVVGAGAVVTKDVPANAVVAGVPARIIKTIKS